Proteins found in one Scomber scombrus chromosome 15, fScoSco1.1, whole genome shotgun sequence genomic segment:
- the LOC133995715 gene encoding NACHT, LRR and PYD domains-containing protein 3-like has translation MATLTKVLLECLEDLKSEEFKTFKWHLCQQKVLEPFKAIPKSELENADITDTVDQMVNSYCANTIEVTKIIFGMMHQNDLVKRLSSLPNSETTEILVEYQIKFKSNLKTRFECLFEGIAKAGESAILNEIYTDVYITAGGTAGVNDEHEVRQIETASRKSDRTERTIRQEDIFKAPSGEDKKIRTVMTRGVAGIGKTVLTQKFTLDWAENKENQDIQFTFPFTFRELNVLKDKKFSLVGLVHHFFTEIKEAGICRFEKFQVVFILDGLDECRLPLDFRNNEILTDITESTSLDVLLTNLIRGKLLPTARLWITTRPAAANQIPPDCVSVVTEVRGFTDPQKEEYFRKRIKDEEQAKTIISHIKTSRSLHIMCHIPVFCLITAKVLEAVLKSNKREALPRTLTQMYIHFLVVQSKLKNVKYDGGDETDQPWNPESRKMIESLGKLAFEQLQKGNLIFYESDLKECGINIKVASLYSGVFTQVFREESGLYQDKVFCFVHLSLQEFLAALHVHLTFIKSGVNLLKTSWWPDMFQDKSTSLYQSAVDKALESKNGHLDLFLRFLLGLSLQTNQTLLRGLITQTGSSSQTNQETIKYIKKRISDNLSAEKSINLFHCLSELNDRSLVNEIQWALKSGSLSPDKLSPAQWSALAFILLSSEKDLDVFDLKKYSSSEDALLRLLPVVKASNKAQLSVCNLSERSCEALSSVLSSQSSSLKELDLSNNNLQDSGVKHLFVGLESPHCTLETLNLSGCLITEEGCASLASALGSNPSHLRELDLRYNHPGDSGEKLLSAGLVDTNWKLETLRMDNGGEHMLKPGLKKYVCELTLDINTAHRKLKLTDNRKTTRVKEYQSYPDHPDRFEFCPQLLCADGLTGRCYWEVEWSGEVYVSVAYRGIGRKGDSKDCKFGCNDQSWSLKCSRVHGYSVRHNDRETSSSSSSSSSSSSSSSSSSVSNRVAVYVDYLGGTLSFYRVSFDTLIHLHTFNTTFTQPLYPGFAVSPDSSVTLCPLSERESTPV, from the exons ATGGCAACACTTACAAAGGTCCTCTTGGAGTGTTTGGAGGATTTAAAATCTGAGGAGTTCAAAACATTCAAGTGGCACCTGTGTCAGCAGAAGGTCCTGGAACCCTTTAAAGCAATCCCAAAGAGTGAACTGGAGAATGCAGACATAACAGACACAGTGGATCAAATGGTGAACAGCTACTGTGCAAACACTATAGAAGTGACCAAAATTATTTTCGGGATGATGCATCAAAATGATCTTGTGAAACGTTTGTCATCATTACCCAACTCTGAAACTACAG agATTCTTGTTGAGTACCAGATCAAATTCAAGTCTAATCTGAAGACGAGGTTcgagtgtctgtttgaggggattgCAAAAGCAGGAGAATCAGCCATTCTCAATGAGATCTACACAGATGTCTACATCACAGCAGGAGGGACTGCAGGGGTCAATGACGAACATGAagtcagacagattgaaacagcatccagaaAATCAGACAGAACAGAAagaacaatcagacaagaagacatctttaaagccccATCTggagaagacaaaaaaatcagaacagtgatgacgaggggagtggctggcattgggaaaacagtcttgaCACaaaagttcactctggactgggcagaaaacaaagaaaaccagGACATACAGTTCACATTCCCATTCACCTTccgagagctgaatgtgctgaaagacaaaaagttCAGCTTGGTGggacttgttcatcacttctttactgaaatcAAAGAAGCAGGGatctgcaggtttgaaaagttccaggttgtgtttatccttgacggtctggatgagtgtcgactgcCTCTGGACTTCCGCAacaatgagatcctgactgatattacagagtccacctcattggatgtgctgctgacaaaccttatcagggggaaactgcttcccacTGCTCGTCTCTGGATAACCacccgacctgcagcagccaatcagatccctcctgattGTGTCAGCGTGGTGACGGAGGTCAGAGGATTCACTGACCCACAAAAGGaagagtacttcaggaagagaatcaaagatgaggagcaggccaaaacaatcatctcccacatcaagacatctcgaagcctccacatcatgtgccacatcccagtcttctgcttgATCACCGCTAAAGTTCTGGAGGCAGTGTTAAAAAGCAACAAGAGAGAAGCACTGCCCAGAACCCTGACtcagatgtacatccacttcctggtggttcagtccaaGCTGAAGAAtgtcaagtatgatggaggggATGAGACAGATCAGCCCTGGaatccagagagcaggaagatgattgagtctctgggaaaactggcttttgagcagctgcagaaaggcaacctgatcttctatgaatcagaccttaAAGAGTGTGGCATCAATATCAAAGTGGCCTCAttgtactcaggagtgttcacacaggtctttagaGAGGAGAgtgggctgtaccaggacaaggtgttctgcttcgtccatctgagccttcaggagtttttggctgctcttcatgtccatctgacattcatcaagtctggagtcaatctgctgaaAACTTCCTGGTGGCCTGACATGTTCCAAGACAAATCAACAAGTCtttaccagagtgctgtggacaaAGCCTTAGAAAGTaaaaatggacacctggacttgttcctccgcttcctcctgggtctttcactgcagaccaatcagactctcctacgaggcctgataacacagacaggaagtagctcacagaccaatcaggaaacaatcaagtacatcaagaagaGGATCAGTGATAATCTGTCTGCAGAGAAAAGCATCAATCTCTTCCACTGTCTGagtgaactgaatgatcgttctcttgTGAATGAGATTCAATGGGCCCTGaaatcaggaagtctctccccagacaaactgtctcctgctcagtggtcagctcttgCCTTCATCTTACTCTCCTCGGAAAAAGATCTggatgtgtttgacctgaagaaatactctagTTCAGAAGACGCTCTTCTGAgactgctgccagtggtcaaagcttCAAATAAAGCTCA GCTGAGTGTCTGTAACCTCTCGGAGAGAAGCTGTgaagctctgtcctcagttctcagctcccagtcctccaGTCTGaaagagctggacctgagtaacaacaacctgcaggattcaggagtgaagcatcTGTTTgttggactggagagtccacactgcacactggaaactctcaa TCTGTCAGGTTGTCTGATCACAGaagaaggctgtgcttctctggcctcagctctgggTTCCAatccctcccatctgagagagctggacctccgctacaatcatccaggagactcaggggAGAAGCtactgtctgctggactggtgGATACAAACTGGAAATTGGagactctcag gatggacaATGGTGGAGAGCACATGTTAAAACCTGGACTAaagaagt atGTCTGTGAACTCACTCTGGACataaacacagcacacagaaaactcaaactgaCTGACAACAGGAAGACAACACGTGTGAAAGAgtatcagtcatatcctgatcatccagacagatttgaatTCTGTCCTCAGCTACTGTGTGCAGAtggtctgactggtcgctgttactgggaggtagAGTGGAGTGGAGAAGTTTATGTATCAGTGGCTTATAGAGGAAtcggaaggaaaggagacagtAAAGACTGCAAGTTTGGATgtaatgatcagtcctggagtctgaagTGCTCTAGAGTTCATGGTTACTCTGTCCGGCACAATGACAGGGagacatcctcctcctcttcctcctcctcctcctcctcctcctcctcctcctcctcctctgtctccaacagagtagcagtgtatgtggactatCTTGGTGgtactctgtccttctacagagtctcctttGATACACTGATTCatctccacaccttcaacaccacattcactcaaCCTCTGTATCCTGGGTTTGCAGTATCTCCTGATTCTTCAGTGACTCTATGTCCTCTGTCTGAAAGAGAGTCCACTCCTGTGTAG